A single window of Micrococcaceae bacterium Sec5.1 DNA harbors:
- a CDS encoding TIGR01906 family membrane protein, whose translation MSDKSRKPQDPETDVHEDPDEPAFDWMKPTAPGGSSAAPSGQVPVQPESRADRKAAESADAEPPLFAETVADAPTSRQPSHYSEPLPTSALQVRPPEDEVARRNAEREQAAKVKPMGPRIFQVLLAVFFPVILLVLAVRAVTSPLFLWVEYNRPGFPGDGYGFSTDDRMTYGSYAVDYLSNWSGPRYLGGLVNQDGAKLFKDSEVAHMADVKMVILTSFGAGLLLILLSIIAIAYLRKRSEGGVRRGLFAGSIVTLVIIIGLAVLAALSWQQFFTEFHRIFFANGTWTFSLEDTLIRLFPGQFWVDAGIVIGALVFLAATVTFILTWPTRRRRGLDSKSAAEEEASSTEIDDDGEAEGLRKDTNDTVA comes from the coding sequence GTGAGTGACAAGAGCCGAAAACCACAAGATCCGGAGACGGACGTCCATGAGGACCCCGACGAGCCGGCCTTTGACTGGATGAAGCCCACCGCGCCGGGTGGTTCTTCTGCTGCTCCCTCAGGCCAGGTCCCGGTTCAGCCGGAGAGCCGCGCTGACCGGAAGGCTGCCGAGTCCGCGGACGCGGAGCCGCCGCTATTCGCTGAGACGGTGGCCGATGCGCCCACAAGTCGCCAACCCTCGCACTATTCCGAACCTTTGCCGACGTCGGCCCTTCAGGTTCGTCCGCCGGAGGACGAGGTTGCCAGGCGCAATGCAGAACGCGAGCAGGCAGCGAAGGTCAAGCCAATGGGCCCCAGGATTTTCCAGGTACTGCTCGCGGTCTTCTTCCCTGTGATCCTCCTGGTGCTGGCTGTCCGGGCAGTGACCAGCCCCCTGTTCCTCTGGGTTGAATACAACCGGCCGGGTTTCCCGGGAGACGGGTACGGGTTCAGCACGGACGATCGCATGACTTATGGCTCCTACGCTGTGGACTACTTGAGCAACTGGTCGGGGCCACGGTATTTGGGTGGCTTGGTCAACCAGGACGGCGCCAAGCTTTTCAAAGACAGCGAAGTCGCGCACATGGCGGACGTGAAGATGGTCATTCTGACATCCTTTGGTGCCGGCCTGTTGCTCATTCTTCTGAGCATCATCGCCATTGCCTACTTGCGTAAGCGCAGTGAAGGTGGCGTTCGGCGTGGGCTCTTCGCCGGCTCCATCGTCACTTTGGTCATCATCATTGGCCTTGCAGTGTTGGCAGCCCTGAGCTGGCAGCAGTTCTTCACCGAGTTCCACCGGATCTTCTTCGCCAATGGCACCTGGACCTTCTCCCTGGAAGACACGCTCATCCGTCTCTTCCCGGGACAGTTCTGGGTGGATGCCGGAATCGTCATTGGGGCGCTCGTGTTCCTGGCGGCAACGGTCACCTTCATCCTCACCTGGCCCACGCGGCGTCGCCGGGGTTTGGACTCAAAGTCAGCGGCCGAAGAAGAAGCATCCTCAACAGAGATCGACGACGACGGCGAGGCGGAAGGTCTCCGTAAGGACACCAACGACACCGTCGCATAA
- a CDS encoding AMP-dependent synthetase/ligase, with protein sequence MREASTELLVEADENTNVTDLLLERCAKDPFGNLYAHKTANGWLNVPAARFLADVQALAKGLIAGGVNPGDPVAVLSRSSFEWTLVDFAIWMAGGVTVPIYETSSASQIEWILADSGARRIFVEDTSKADLLRGLVEKSTALGEDPVTIIRMEHDGEAPNLTSLAAVGIGIMDAELERQRSAANLSDVASIVYTSGTTGKPKGCEITHGNFVLVARNVIPFLPELLMQHGARTLMFLPLAHVLARAVQVVCLTAGVTLGHSPGANGLMADLGAFKPTFLLAVPRIFEKVYAGAGHKAAMSGKSGLFAAASATAVEYSTAVDLAARGQGPGPGWFLGLKHSAFNKLLYPKVREVFGGAVGYTVSGASPLSLRENHFFHGAGIPVLEGYGLTETTAPCTVNTPSMSRIGTVGIPLPGTTIRVGQDGEVLVKGIGVFKGYHRNEAATAEAFVDGFFRTGDLGELDADGFLTITGRKKDLLVTAGGKNVAPAPLEEKLREHRLVGQAVVVGDGKPFVAALVALDPEGLADWCAENKRNAISPSEAAKDERVRAAVQSAVDEANTLVSSAESIRKFGFITADLSVESGHLTPSLKLKRAVVVKDFSSLVEKLYEK encoded by the coding sequence GTGAGGGAGGCAAGCACGGAGCTTCTGGTCGAGGCCGACGAGAATACCAACGTGACCGACCTCCTTCTGGAACGATGCGCCAAGGACCCGTTCGGCAACCTGTACGCCCATAAGACAGCCAATGGCTGGCTGAACGTTCCCGCTGCGCGCTTCCTCGCGGACGTGCAGGCCCTGGCCAAGGGCCTCATCGCAGGAGGCGTCAACCCCGGCGATCCTGTAGCTGTGCTGTCCCGTTCAAGTTTCGAATGGACCTTGGTGGACTTCGCCATCTGGATGGCTGGCGGAGTTACCGTGCCCATCTATGAAACGTCTTCGGCAAGCCAGATCGAGTGGATCCTTGCCGATTCCGGCGCCCGGCGCATCTTTGTGGAGGACACCTCCAAGGCAGACCTTCTTCGCGGCCTGGTTGAGAAGTCGACAGCCTTGGGTGAGGACCCCGTGACGATCATCCGTATGGAGCACGACGGCGAGGCCCCCAACCTGACCAGCCTCGCCGCCGTCGGAATTGGCATTATGGATGCCGAACTTGAGCGCCAGCGCAGCGCCGCCAACCTGTCCGATGTCGCCTCGATCGTCTACACCTCCGGCACAACCGGCAAACCCAAGGGCTGCGAAATCACCCATGGCAACTTCGTGTTGGTTGCCCGGAACGTGATCCCGTTCCTTCCCGAACTGTTGATGCAGCACGGCGCGCGAACGCTGATGTTCCTACCGCTGGCACATGTCCTGGCGAGGGCAGTCCAGGTGGTCTGCCTCACCGCAGGCGTCACCTTGGGGCACAGCCCAGGTGCCAACGGTCTCATGGCGGACCTGGGAGCTTTCAAACCCACCTTCCTGCTCGCAGTTCCCCGGATCTTCGAAAAGGTCTACGCCGGGGCCGGACACAAAGCCGCCATGTCAGGCAAGTCCGGACTGTTCGCCGCTGCGTCCGCCACCGCCGTGGAATATTCGACGGCGGTGGACCTCGCCGCCCGCGGGCAGGGGCCCGGTCCGGGCTGGTTCCTTGGTCTCAAGCACTCGGCATTCAACAAACTCCTCTACCCCAAGGTGCGGGAGGTCTTCGGCGGGGCCGTCGGCTACACCGTGTCCGGAGCCAGCCCCCTTAGCCTCCGGGAGAACCACTTCTTCCACGGCGCGGGAATCCCGGTCCTTGAGGGCTATGGCCTGACCGAAACCACTGCACCCTGCACCGTCAACACGCCAAGCATGTCCCGAATAGGGACTGTTGGCATACCGTTGCCCGGCACCACCATCCGCGTGGGACAGGATGGGGAGGTGTTGGTCAAGGGAATCGGCGTCTTCAAGGGCTATCACCGGAATGAGGCCGCCACCGCTGAGGCCTTCGTGGACGGCTTCTTCCGCACAGGAGACCTGGGCGAGCTCGACGCCGACGGGTTCCTGACTATCACCGGCAGGAAGAAAGACCTGTTGGTCACCGCTGGCGGCAAGAACGTCGCTCCCGCTCCACTTGAGGAGAAACTGCGGGAGCACCGGCTCGTGGGACAGGCCGTGGTGGTGGGCGACGGCAAGCCGTTCGTCGCAGCGCTGGTGGCACTGGATCCCGAAGGACTCGCAGACTGGTGCGCCGAGAACAAGCGTAACGCCATTTCCCCCAGTGAAGCCGCGAAGGACGAGCGCGTCCGTGCAGCAGTTCAGTCCGCCGTGGACGAAGCGAACACCCTGGTTTCGTCCGCTGAATCGATCCGTAAGTTTGGCTTTATCACTGCAGATCTCAGCGTCGAGTCCGGTCACCTGACGCCCTCGCTCAAGCTGAAGCGGGCCGTTGTGGTTAAGGACTTCTCGTCGTTGGTGGAAAAGCTTTACGAAAAGTAG
- a CDS encoding stage II sporulation protein M — MDIDAFSAVHGNKWSRLTFLAHKRRLTGSEADELLRLYQTVSAHLSLIRSVAPETSLSSSLSAALAQARTRFTGARSNFMEDLARFFVIALPAAFYRLRWLTVWCGVFFMLVSGAYALWIGTSPEALRAAFGSDDRVRQYIEDDFIDYYSENPAASFAGAVWTNNAWISAQAVAFGITGFWVPMILFLNAQGVGAAAGVFASAGKLDVFFSYILPHGLMELTAVFIACAAGLKIFWSMVRPGPRTRMQAVADEGRSLITVALGLVLVLLISGVVEAFVTPSPLPVWMKIAIGALVLAAYWTYTLVLGGRSFRSGATGDLDSHDAGYRGIAV; from the coding sequence GTGGACATCGATGCCTTTTCGGCCGTGCATGGGAACAAATGGTCGCGGCTCACTTTTCTGGCCCATAAGCGGCGGCTCACTGGGTCTGAAGCCGACGAATTGCTGCGCCTGTACCAGACTGTCTCCGCACATCTGTCACTCATCCGCTCGGTGGCTCCCGAGACGTCCTTGTCCTCATCACTGTCTGCCGCACTTGCCCAAGCTCGAACCAGGTTCACCGGGGCACGTTCGAACTTCATGGAAGACCTCGCCCGCTTCTTTGTCATCGCCCTGCCCGCGGCGTTCTACAGACTCCGATGGCTGACGGTGTGGTGTGGGGTCTTCTTCATGCTGGTGAGTGGCGCGTACGCACTTTGGATCGGGACGTCGCCTGAGGCGCTGCGAGCTGCATTTGGCAGCGATGACAGGGTGCGTCAGTACATTGAAGACGATTTCATCGACTACTACTCGGAGAACCCGGCCGCGTCCTTTGCCGGCGCGGTGTGGACCAATAACGCCTGGATTTCCGCTCAAGCCGTTGCGTTCGGAATTACGGGATTTTGGGTGCCCATGATTCTCTTCCTCAACGCCCAAGGCGTTGGCGCGGCTGCCGGTGTGTTTGCCTCTGCGGGAAAATTGGATGTCTTCTTCAGTTACATCCTTCCCCACGGACTCATGGAACTTACCGCAGTTTTCATCGCCTGCGCAGCCGGGCTGAAAATTTTTTGGTCAATGGTCCGGCCCGGACCCAGGACGCGGATGCAGGCCGTCGCCGACGAAGGGCGTTCCCTCATCACGGTTGCCCTCGGGCTGGTCTTGGTACTTCTCATTTCGGGCGTGGTGGAAGCATTCGTGACACCAAGCCCCTTGCCGGTTTGGATGAAGATCGCGATCGGGGCACTGGTCCTGGCAGCTTATTGGACGTACACCCTGGTTCTGGGTGGACGTTCATTCCGTTCGGGCGCCACTGGCGACCTCGACAGCCATGACGCCGGCTACCGGGGGATTGCGGTCTAG